The DNA window TCTTGCTTCGTCAAGCACCTCGGCAAAATACAGGCTTTTATTTTTGACCCCTTCATCGACAAGAACCAATGACCGACGATAGCCGTTTTTTTCAATTATTTGCTTAAAAAAAGAAGCCGTTTGCCCTATACCGGAATACAGATCAGTATTAACCTTAAAATTAAAAATATCTTCCATCTTATGTTCCTCTTTCCTGAAAGGATTCAGTTCAAATCACTAAAATGCCTGCAAGCAGAATTGAAATCCTTAACAGACCCAATATCCATCCAGTAGTCCTTTATCGGAAAAACAAATACTCTTTCTTTTATTCCCAAAAGATTGGTAATTAAATCATTCATATCCATTCTGGCGCCCTTGTTGATGAACCTCATGCATTTTTGATCTAGGACGTAAATACCTGCGTTTATCGGAAATGAAAGGCTCGGTTTTTCGTTTATGCTTTTCAGAATATTTTCTTCTTCAATTTCTAGAGTACCATAAGGAACATGAACATCATGAGTAACCGAACCAATAGTCATGGACGCAGACTTTCGTTCATGGTATTCAAGCATTTCAATAAAATCCACTTTAGTAAGAAGGTCGCCATTCATAACGATCATGGGTCTTGCATTACTGGTTGGCAAAAGACCCAAAGAACCCGCTGTCCCAAGCTTTTTCTTCTCCAATAAATAATTGATAGAAACGCCCCATTTTGCCCCGTCACCAAAGTGTTTTCTTATCATGTCTGCTTTGTAATAAACAGAAATGTAAAAATTATTGAAACCCTGGTCAATAAAACTTTCAATGATCATTTCCAGGAGGGGCTTCTCTCCAATTTTCAAAAGCGGTTTTGGGCAATCCTTTGTCAAAGGCATTAATCTTTCACCGTATC is part of the Syntrophales bacterium genome and encodes:
- a CDS encoding nucleotidyltransferase family protein, whose product is MNWKSAVFDGSTPIAEVISEFDRSPYGVALIVDDKEKLEGIVTDGDIRKALLKEVDTGLPVSEIMNRNPIVAYADQSETEITCFMRKKTIHYLPVVDRSGVLKGIRSLDDLSRIKTFDNPVILMAGGYGERLMPLTKDCPKPLLKIGEKPLLEMIIESFIDQGFNNFYISVYYKADMIRKHFGDGAKWGVSINYLLEKKKLGTAGSLGLLPTSNARPMIVMNGDLLTKVDFIEMLEYHERKSASMTIGSVTHDVHVPYGTLEIEEENILKSINEKPSLSFPINAGIYVLDQKCMRFINKGARMDMNDLITNLLGIKERVFVFPIKDYWMDIGSVKDFNSACRHFSDLN